One window of Oncorhynchus masou masou isolate Uvic2021 chromosome 33, UVic_Omas_1.1, whole genome shotgun sequence genomic DNA carries:
- the LOC135527682 gene encoding uncharacterized protein LOC135527682 has protein sequence MSGPLTNSCSFSSALFLLSLSVVLLLPPLRLDAKSLSAARGVEGQGLDATGGGVRRLRRDLRDSLPYEAGMMSYPGESADVLTRRGGNELLYQPEEWRGQGLGQALQQLVENDQRREQETAYLAGLLRLLSEVDVQGPGEEGGDEIQGPGDFQVPYPPDYDETEQGMRMGKPQAAAPWQGLLDPQLTQALLNRYRQERLQQQAGLPGLPATINRLETGSQDRDEEALRYLVSKVLSNISPTKPQGSSGRRARRDLVSVAGGGGRVRASSSPVLHRSRRSLDSPPSPSLNREHSVGLLRVKRLGDMEGVVVEGPGGPGGEREGHRTPDHMVELQRMKRIDNELQPQPGGRPSRRRRALNYDPITYDPELLIQHILHYLPQ, from the exons tcattgTCTGCTGCCCGTGGCGTGGAGGGACAAGGTCTGGACGCCACAGGAGGCGGGGTTAGGCGTCTCCGCAGAGACCTCCGTGATTCGCTGCCGTACGAGGCCGGGATGATGTCCTATCCTGGGGAGTCGGCTGACGTTCTAACCCGGCGGGGGGGCAACGAGCTGCTCTATCaaccagaggagtggagggggcagGGCTTAGGACAGGCTCTGCAGCAATTGGTGGAGAACGACCAGAGGCGGGAGCAAGAAACAGCATACTTGGCCGGGTTGCTCCGCCTCCTCAGTGAAGTCGATGTCCAGGGGCCCGGAGAGGAGGGCGGTGATGAGATCCAGGGGCCAGGGGACTTCCAGGTGCCCTATCCCCCAGACTACGATGAGACAGAGCAGGGGATGAGAATGGGAAAGCCCCAGGCTGCAGCTCCATGGCAGGGCCTACTGGACCCCCAGCTCACCCAGGCTCTGCTCAACAGATACAGGCAGGAGAGGCTGCAGCAGCAGGCCGGGTTACCAGGACTACCAGCCACCATCAACAGGCTTGAAACAGGCAGCCAGGACCGAGACGAGGAGGCTctgag ATACCTGGTATCTAAGGTCCTTTCCAACATCAGTCCCACCAAGCCCCAGGGTTCATCAGGCCGCAGGGCAAGGAGAGACCTGGTGTCTGTGGCTGGAGGTGGTGGAAGGGTCAGAGCATCCTCCAGCCCAGTCCTCCACAGGTCCCGTCGCTCCCTCGactcccctccttccccttcctTAAACCGGGAGCACTCTGTGGGGCTGCTGAGGGTCAAGAGGCTTGGGGACATGGAAGGGGTGGTGGTAGAGGGGCCTGGTGGgccggggggagagagggagggccacAGGACCCccgaccacatggtggagcttcagaGAATGAAGAGGATCGACAACGAACTGCAGCCCCAGCCTGGTGGGAGACCCAGCCGCAGAAGACGAGCCCTGAACTACGACCCCATAACCTATGACCCCGAGCTGCTAATCCAACACATTCTACACTACCTGccacagtag